The Candidatus Methylomirabilota bacterium DNA window GCAGGGCGAGAGCCCCAGGCCATGTCGCCGGCCACCGGCGCGGTCGGGCGCCGCGGGGAAAGGGGGCAGAGCCAGAGTCCCGCGGGCCCAGGAAGCTGGTGAGACAGGAAAACAGTCGTGACCCCAGAGAAGGAGGGCTGAGATGAGCCGACGAACCGTGCTGGAGAGCGCACTCGTCCTGCTGGTCACCCTGGCCGTCGCGCTCGTGCCCGCCTGGGATACGCGGGCGGGGCAATTCAAGCGGCTGACGGGCTCCGAGATCCTCGCGCCCGGTGCCCAGATCCAGGCCCACGCGAGCCCCCGGAACCAGGGCACTGCCATGGAGATCGACGTATACGAGTGGATCGCCGCATCGGCGGCGGCGCCCGTCCCGTACCGCTGCCGCATCATCCTCAACCTGACGGGCCAGCGGCTCAACCTCCGGATGATCGGGGCGGACGGATCCATCTTCTCGAGTTGCGTCGCGCCGAGCGGCGGCAGCTGCGACGTCCCGACCGGCTTCGCGACGCCGAAGTCGCTGCACCAGTGCACGGTGGCAACGCAGGGCGGCGCCCCGGTCCTCCCGACCGCCCACTACATCCTCGCCATCCAGCGGCTCTGAGGCTACCCGGCCGAATCCCGCGTGGTGGAGTCTAATCCGCCGAGGGCCTGCCCTTGACTACCCACGCGTGAACACCCGGATCGAGCGAGCCAGGCTTTGGGCGGGTGCCCTGGCCGCTCTTCCGGCTGGCCGCGCTTCCGGCTTGACAGGGCGCCGGACCCGGGCTAGGGTAGGTGTGGTCCGACCAGCATACCGGTACGAGGATTCCTTTAGTCTCGAGGATCTGGGTGGCGTAGGGAGGCCCGCATGGCGCATCTGATCTGCGAAGTTGTCTACCGGGGAATCTTCCAGAAAAACCTGGCATCGCGCATCACGCGGGGGATCGTCCTGTCGGCGCGGAAGGCCGGCCGGTGGGGGATCGCCTTCGGCCGATACGGGGACAGCCCTCAGCGAAACGGCATTCCCGCCAAGGACTTCGCCATCGTCGCGGACAGCAAGGAGGAGCTCGAGCAGCACATGGCCCGCTACGAGCCGAAGGAGCTCCACGTCACCATCTGCGTGGACGACACCCTGGGCAAGGGCGTGGAGTCGTGGGCGTGGTACGGGCTCCAGCCCATCAACCGGCTCCTCCTGCCCGACGGCCACCTGCTCGTGACCTCGACCCAGTCCCCGGACGATCTCCTGAAGGACATCCACACGAAGGACAGCCCCTACCATCTCTGGATCCTGCCGGGCAAGGCCTCGTTCGGGGGGCTGTGGGTCTACAAGGAAGACCACACCGAGGTGCGGATCCTCGGCGCGCTGGCGAAAATCGCCCCGCAGTTCCTGTCGATCGACGCGGTGTCCGAGGCCATTCGGGAGGCCGAGTGGGGCTCGGACCTCAAGGTGGACTCGGCCCGCAAGGCCTACGAGCGGATCGAGAGCCGGCCGGTCCGGATCACCGAGGGCAACCCCGAGACCCCCTATGCCTTCGAGCTCCCCCGCTGGTGGGAGATGCGGGAGGGCGTGACGATCCCCTCCCTGCCCATCGGGAAGCCCATCGAGGGCACCAAGGGCTACCGCCCCGAGCGGAGCACGGTGTTCAAGAAGTTCTCGACCCGGACGATGCGGCCGGTCATCGACTTCGACACCTGCGTCAAGTGCACGCTCTGCTGGCTCCAGTGTCCGGACAGCTGCTTCGACGTCATGCCCGACGGCCTCTACGACGCCAACATGGAGTCGTGCTGCGGGTGCGGGGTGTGCGAGGCGGTCTGCCCCGTCCACAACTGCATCACGATGGTGAACGAGGCGGCCTTCGAGGACAACGCGAGCCAGTGGGAGATGTGGCGCCGCGACAAGGACGCCTACAAGGTGTGGCTCACCGAGAAGATCCAGGACAAGGTCCACGTGGCGCGCTCCCACGGCTTCCGCTACCGCGGGCAGTACGAGGAGGAGCTCGCGAGCGGATCCGACCTGGGCGGGAGGCCGGTGACCGAGGGCATCCCCGGCGAGAACGCCGAAGAGAAGGGGCTGCCGTCCACCGTCCACGTGCACGAGTCGGCCTCGATCGTGACGGGCATTCCCGAGGCGCCCGGCGCCTAGGCTCTGCAACAGAGACACAGGAGGAACGGTCCATGGCAGTTGCGACCAGGCCGGCCCCGGCCGCCGCGGTCCTCGAAGAGAAGGAGATGCTCATCTCGGGGAGCGAGGCCGTCGCCGAGGCCCTGACGCTCGCCGACATCGACGTCGTCACCGCCTACCCGATCCGGCCCTACGACACGGTGATGCAGGCGATCGCCAAGAAGATCGCCAACGGCAAGCTCGTCGCCGAGTACATCGTGGCCGAGGGCGAGCACAGCCAGTTCGAGATCGTCAAGCACGCCTCGACCGTCGGGGCCCGCGTCTTCTGCGGCTCCTCGGGCGTGGGCTGGATGTATGCGATGGAGGCGATCACGGTGACGCCGGCCCTGCGCGTTCCGATGATCGCGCTGGTGGGTAACCGCGCCCTCGACGATCCGGGCGCCTTCGGGGTCGAGCACAACGACGCCCTGTCGGTCCGCGACCTCGGCTGGCTCCTGTGCTGGATCGACACCTCCCAGGAAGCGTTCGACACCACCCTGATCGCCTACCGGGTGGCCGAGGATCGCCGGATCTTCCTCCCGATCGCCATCTCGGCCGACGGCGCCTTCCTCACGCACTCCCAGTCGCTCACGCGAGTGCCGCCCAAGGAATGGGTCGACACGTTCCTGCCGCCGTATCGTCGGGGCGATCTCCTGCTCCATCCCGACAACCCGATCACGGTGGCGCCGCAGGTGAACGAGGACTGGGTCATCGAGATCCGGCGCCAGAACAACGCGGCGACCGAGCGCGCCTACACGGTGATCGAGGAGGCCTACGCCGACTTCCGCCGGATCTTCGGCCGGGGACCGGAGAACCCCTGGTTCGAGGAGTACATGACGGAGGACGCGGAGATCATCCTCATGGGAATGGGAACGCTCTCGCTCCCGGTGAAGGTGGCCATCCGGAAGATGCGCGAGGACGGGAAGAAGGTGGGGCTGATCCGGCTCCGCTGGTTCCGGCCGTTCCCGCACGAGCAGCTCACCCGGGCCCTGCGGCGGGCCAAGGCCATCGGGGTCATCGACCGGGATTACTCCTTCGGGTCGCCCTTCGGGTCCGGAGTCGTCGCCACCGAGGTGCGGGCCGCCCTCTACAACGCCGAGCACCGGCCGCCGCTCATCGGCTTCATCTGCGGGTTGGGCGGCCGCGAGGTGACTCTGGAGGACGTCTACAAGCTGACGGACATCTGCTATGCGGCGGCCAAGGCCGGCAGGGCCGAGCGCGGCACCTACTGGCTCGGCGTGCGCGAGTAAAGGAGACCTGAACCATGGCTGAGGCGACGATCTTCGCCAACCAGACGCAGACCCTCGAGCCCTTCAAGGGCGTCAAGAAGGTCACCATCGAGGAGTATTTCAGCTCCGGCCACCGCACGTGCCAGGGCTGCGAGTCGGCCCTGGTGATGAAGCTCATGGTCAAGGCGGCCGGCCCACGCACCATCGTGCTGGGCTCCACCGGATGCATGTACGTCGCCAACACGACCTACTACTCCACCCCCTGGGTGGTGCCCTGGATGCATACCCAGCTCGGCTCCTCGGGCTCCGCGGCCCTGGGCACCGCCGCCGGGCTCAAGGCGCTGATGAAGAAAGGCAAGATGAAGGCGGAGCCGATCAACGTCATCGCCTTCTGCGGCGACGGCGGCGGCGCCGACATGGGCCTCGGCGCCATCTCGGCCACCCTCACCCACAAGGAGTACAACTCGCTCATCCTCCTCTACGACAACGAGTCCTACGCGAACACCGACATCCAGCTCTCGGGACTCACCCCGTACGGGGCCCACACCACCTTCAGCCCCCCGGGCACCGTGAAGCGGATCATCCACACGCGCTGGAAGAAGAATGTCGCCGGCATGCTGGCGGCGGGCCACCCCGAGTGCCGCTACGTGGCCACCGTCTGCGCGTCGTACGCCGTCGAGATGATGAACCGCGTCCGCAAGGCGCTGACGATCCCCGGCCCGACCTTCATCCACTCGCTCGACCCCTGCCCGAAGGGGTGGGACTATGACCCGATGCTCTCCCACGAGCTGGGGGAGCTGGCGATCGAGACGGGCATCTTCCCCCTGTACGAGGTCGAGGACGGGGTGGTCAAGTACTACGGGAAGACCAAGGCCATCGTCGACGGTCGCAAGCGGAAGCCGGTCCGCGAGTACCTCTTGAAGCAGGGCCGCTTCGCGCACTTCACCGAAGAGGACCTGGCGTACTTCCAGGCCAAGGTGGATGAGATGTGGGAGAAGTGGGAGATGCCGGGCGTCGTCGCGTTCCGGAAGCAGCCGGGGGCCGTGCCGAGCGTGAACTGAGCCGGCGGCGCAACCGGATTGTCGAGAGGGCCGCCGGCTTGCTGGCGGCCCTTCTTGTATCTGAACCCTCACTGAACGGAGGGCTCGGGATGCGCACTACAACGCTCCAACGCGTGGCTTGGATCCTCGCCCTGCTCGTGACGCTCGTCCCGGGCGCCTCGGCGGTCGCCTGGGAGCCGACCAAGCCCGTCGAGTTCATCGTGCCGGCCGGGACGGGGGGCGGCGCCGACCAGATGGCGCGGATCATCGCGCCGCTGGTCGAAAAGCACAAGCTCTCGCCGCGGCCCCTCATCGTGGTTAACAAGCCGGGCGGCGCCGGAGCCGAAGGGTTCACCCACGTCAAGGCCAAGGAAGGCGACGCCCACACCATCATCATCACGCTCTCGAACCTCTTCACGACCCCGCTCCACACCGGCGTCCCCTTCAACTGGAAGGACCTGACCCCGGTCGCCCGAATCGCGCTCGACGAGTTCATCCTGTGGGTGAACACCGAGACGCCGTACAAGACCGCCAAGGACTACGTGGAAGCCGTGAAGGCCAAGCCCGGCACCTTCAAGATGGGCGGGACGGGCTCGGCCCAGGAAGACCAGATCATCACCATCCAGCTCGAGCAAGCTCTCGGCCTGAAGTTCATCTACGTCCCCTTCAAGGGGGGTGGGGAGGTCTGCGTCAACCTGGTCGGCAAGCACGTGGACTCGACCGTGAACAACCCCATCGAGTGCGCCGGCCACTGGAAGGCCAACCGGGTCCGGCCGCTGGCCGTGTTCGACGCGGAGCGGCTTTCCGCCAAGGGGTGGGGCGACATCCCGACGGTCAAGGAGGCGCTCGGCGCCAACATCGAGTACCTGATGCTGCGTGGGATCTTCGGCGCTCCCAAGATGCCGGCCGACGCCGTCGCCTTTTACCAGGGCATGCTGAAGAAGGTCTACGAGACCCAGGAGTTCAAGGACTACCTCGAGCAGGGCGCGCTCAAGCCGTCCTGGCTGACCGGGCCGGAGTACGTGAAGTGGCTCGAAGGGGCCGAGACGCTTCATCAGGAGCTCATGAAGAAGGGCGGCCTGCTGAAGTAGCGCGGCCCGCCGCGGACGACTTCCCATGCGCAGGGCCGACGTGGTCTGCGCTCTCGTGCTGCTCGCCGGGGCCGCCGTGGTCATCGGTGAGGGGCTCCGCCTGCGGATCGGCTGGGGCACGGACGGGCCGGAGCCGGGATTCTTCGTCTTCTACCTCGGCCTGGCCCTCGCCATCGCATCGGCGGCGGT harbors:
- a CDS encoding 4Fe-4S dicluster-binding protein, yielding MAHLICEVVYRGIFQKNLASRITRGIVLSARKAGRWGIAFGRYGDSPQRNGIPAKDFAIVADSKEELEQHMARYEPKELHVTICVDDTLGKGVESWAWYGLQPINRLLLPDGHLLVTSTQSPDDLLKDIHTKDSPYHLWILPGKASFGGLWVYKEDHTEVRILGALAKIAPQFLSIDAVSEAIREAEWGSDLKVDSARKAYERIESRPVRITEGNPETPYAFELPRWWEMREGVTIPSLPIGKPIEGTKGYRPERSTVFKKFSTRTMRPVIDFDTCVKCTLCWLQCPDSCFDVMPDGLYDANMESCCGCGVCEAVCPVHNCITMVNEAAFEDNASQWEMWRRDKDAYKVWLTEKIQDKVHVARSHGFRYRGQYEEELASGSDLGGRPVTEGIPGENAEEKGLPSTVHVHESASIVTGIPEAPGA
- a CDS encoding pyruvate ferredoxin oxidoreductase; its protein translation is MAVATRPAPAAAVLEEKEMLISGSEAVAEALTLADIDVVTAYPIRPYDTVMQAIAKKIANGKLVAEYIVAEGEHSQFEIVKHASTVGARVFCGSSGVGWMYAMEAITVTPALRVPMIALVGNRALDDPGAFGVEHNDALSVRDLGWLLCWIDTSQEAFDTTLIAYRVAEDRRIFLPIAISADGAFLTHSQSLTRVPPKEWVDTFLPPYRRGDLLLHPDNPITVAPQVNEDWVIEIRRQNNAATERAYTVIEEAYADFRRIFGRGPENPWFEEYMTEDAEIILMGMGTLSLPVKVAIRKMREDGKKVGLIRLRWFRPFPHEQLTRALRRAKAIGVIDRDYSFGSPFGSGVVATEVRAALYNAEHRPPLIGFICGLGGREVTLEDVYKLTDICYAAAKAGRAERGTYWLGVRE
- a CDS encoding thiamine pyrophosphate-dependent enzyme; amino-acid sequence: MAEATIFANQTQTLEPFKGVKKVTIEEYFSSGHRTCQGCESALVMKLMVKAAGPRTIVLGSTGCMYVANTTYYSTPWVVPWMHTQLGSSGSAALGTAAGLKALMKKGKMKAEPINVIAFCGDGGGADMGLGAISATLTHKEYNSLILLYDNESYANTDIQLSGLTPYGAHTTFSPPGTVKRIIHTRWKKNVAGMLAAGHPECRYVATVCASYAVEMMNRVRKALTIPGPTFIHSLDPCPKGWDYDPMLSHELGELAIETGIFPLYEVEDGVVKYYGKTKAIVDGRKRKPVREYLLKQGRFAHFTEEDLAYFQAKVDEMWEKWEMPGVVAFRKQPGAVPSVN
- a CDS encoding tripartite tricarboxylate transporter substrate binding protein, yielding MAWILALLVTLVPGASAVAWEPTKPVEFIVPAGTGGGADQMARIIAPLVEKHKLSPRPLIVVNKPGGAGAEGFTHVKAKEGDAHTIIITLSNLFTTPLHTGVPFNWKDLTPVARIALDEFILWVNTETPYKTAKDYVEAVKAKPGTFKMGGTGSAQEDQIITIQLEQALGLKFIYVPFKGGGEVCVNLVGKHVDSTVNNPIECAGHWKANRVRPLAVFDAERLSAKGWGDIPTVKEALGANIEYLMLRGIFGAPKMPADAVAFYQGMLKKVYETQEFKDYLEQGALKPSWLTGPEYVKWLEGAETLHQELMKKGGLLK